One part of the Thiothrix nivea DSM 5205 genome encodes these proteins:
- the ybaK gene encoding Cys-tRNA(Pro) deacylase — MTPAIQQTKKAKIPFQVHEYVHDPRAEAYGLEAAEALGLDPAQVFKTLLVALDGDRKKLAVGIVPVEMFLNLKQIAKALNAKTADMADPKDAERSTGYIVGGISPLGQKKLLPTVLDASALQFASIYVSGGRRGLDIELAPQDLLALCKGVAAPIARER, encoded by the coding sequence ATGACACCGGCAATCCAGCAGACAAAAAAAGCGAAAATACCTTTCCAGGTGCACGAATACGTGCATGACCCGCGCGCTGAAGCCTATGGGCTGGAAGCGGCGGAAGCGTTGGGGTTAGACCCGGCGCAGGTTTTCAAGACCCTGCTGGTGGCGCTGGATGGCGACCGTAAAAAACTGGCGGTGGGGATTGTGCCGGTGGAGATGTTCCTCAACCTTAAGCAGATCGCCAAGGCGTTGAATGCGAAAACGGCGGATATGGCAGATCCAAAAGACGCTGAGCGCAGCACGGGCTATATTGTGGGCGGCATCAGCCCGCTGGGGCAGAAAAAGCTGCTGCCGACGGTTCTGGATGCTTCCGCGCTGCAATTTGCCAGCATTTACGTCAGTGGTGGCAGGCGTGGGCTGGACATTGAACTGGCACCGCAGGATTTGCTTGCCTTGTGTAAAGGCGTGGCTGCGCCGATTGCCCGTGAGCGGTGA
- the rsxA gene encoding electron transport complex subunit RsxA — protein sequence MAEYLLIIVGTVWVNNFVLSHFLGLCPFMGVSRKLETAMGMGLATTFVLTLSAITSYLVNNWLLEPLGLEYLRTISFILVIATVVGFTEMVIRKTSPLLYNVLGIYLPLITTNCAVLGVALLNVQQSHGFVESALYGMGAALGFTLVLVLFAGIRERIAAADVPSIFQGNAIGLITAGLMALAFMGFSGLVKE from the coding sequence ATGGCAGAATACTTACTCATCATCGTAGGGACAGTCTGGGTCAACAATTTCGTTTTGTCCCACTTCCTTGGCCTGTGCCCCTTCATGGGTGTTTCCCGCAAGCTGGAAACAGCGATGGGCATGGGGCTGGCAACCACTTTCGTCCTTACACTGTCGGCCATTACCAGCTATCTGGTCAATAACTGGTTACTGGAACCGTTGGGGCTGGAATACTTGCGCACCATCAGCTTCATTCTCGTGATTGCCACCGTGGTCGGGTTCACGGAAATGGTCATCCGCAAAACTAGCCCTCTGCTGTACAACGTGTTGGGCATTTACCTCCCTCTGATCACCACCAACTGCGCCGTGCTGGGCGTAGCGCTGCTGAACGTGCAGCAATCCCACGGCTTTGTGGAATCCGCCCTCTACGGCATGGGCGCGGCGCTGGGCTTTACGTTAGTCCTGGTGCTGTTCGCGGGCATCCGTGAGCGTATCGCGGCAGCGGATGTACCCTCCATCTTTCAGGGCAATGCTATCGGCCTGATCACTGCCGGCCTGATGGCACTAGCGTTCATGGGCTTTTCCGGACTGGTGAAAGAATAA
- a CDS encoding thioredoxin family protein, with protein sequence MADYTFIFDINGIADFEERVTKASLRNPVLVDFWADWCGPCLFLDPVLKSVIPEYHGKVLLAKVDTDEDENMKLAGRHQVRGFPTVLLIENGMEVARFSSARTKPFVREFIDSNSQLLLRANFTRP encoded by the coding sequence ATGGCGGACTACACATTCATTTTCGACATCAATGGCATCGCGGACTTTGAGGAGCGCGTCACCAAGGCTTCGCTGCGCAACCCGGTGCTGGTCGACTTCTGGGCGGACTGGTGTGGCCCCTGCCTGTTCCTTGACCCGGTACTGAAATCCGTGATCCCCGAATACCATGGCAAAGTACTGCTGGCCAAGGTGGATACTGACGAAGATGAAAACATGAAATTGGCAGGCCGCCATCAGGTTCGGGGCTTTCCCACCGTCTTACTGATCGAGAATGGCATGGAAGTCGCCCGTTTCAGCAGCGCCCGTACCAAACCCTTTGTGCGCGAATTCATCGACAGCAACAGCCAGTTATTATTACGAGCAAATTTTACTCGGCCTTAA
- the rsxC gene encoding electron transport complex subunit RsxC — MIQTLRKLWRFHGGLHLDYHKGESTTRPVQAIPLAEELVIPLQQHAGYKPTLTVQAGDYVYKGQELGTHTGFMKVPVHASTSGTITAIEERPIPHASGLADLCIVLKPDGKDDWGNARMQAYPDYAQVDGETLRQRICTAGIVGMGGAVFPAAIKLNVHDNVPVEALIINGAECEPYITCDDMLMREKADEVIGGIQVMMHIINTHQCLIGIEDNKPQAITAMQAAIEKSGDPRIQAMPVPTLYPTGSEKQLIKILTGKEVPSGGRPANIGLVCHNPATARAIYRAVVRGEPLIDRYLTVTGNGVAKPCNLDVPLGTPIQHIIQQAGGYTNAAKRLVMGGPMMGVSLQTDLIPAVKATNCILVDNEAEVEPPPALPCIRCGRCAEACPANLLPQQLYWYSRSREFEKAEDHHLFDCIECGCCAYVCPSHIRLVDYYRFAKSEIRSLRESKARADLARQRHEFQAERQERAKREKAEKLAKHKQQAQANTDDGKKAAIQAALERAQAKKAQAAQVSAGESTE; from the coding sequence ATGATCCAGACCTTACGCAAACTGTGGCGCTTCCACGGCGGCCTGCATCTGGATTACCACAAGGGTGAATCCACCACCCGCCCAGTCCAGGCAATTCCTTTGGCAGAAGAATTGGTCATCCCCCTCCAGCAACACGCCGGTTACAAACCCACCCTGACCGTGCAGGCAGGCGATTACGTATACAAAGGGCAGGAACTTGGCACCCATACCGGTTTCATGAAAGTACCGGTACATGCCAGCACTTCGGGAACCATTACTGCCATTGAAGAACGCCCTATTCCCCATGCTTCCGGCCTCGCCGATCTGTGCATCGTCCTCAAGCCGGATGGCAAAGACGACTGGGGCAACGCCCGGATGCAGGCTTACCCCGACTACGCCCAGGTAGACGGTGAAACCCTGCGCCAGCGCATCTGTACCGCAGGCATTGTCGGCATGGGCGGTGCTGTCTTCCCCGCCGCCATCAAACTGAACGTACACGACAATGTGCCGGTCGAAGCGCTGATCATTAACGGCGCGGAATGCGAACCCTACATCACCTGTGACGACATGCTGATGCGGGAAAAAGCGGATGAAGTCATCGGCGGCATCCAAGTCATGATGCACATCATCAATACCCACCAATGCCTGATCGGGATTGAAGACAACAAGCCGCAAGCCATCACCGCCATGCAGGCAGCCATTGAGAAATCCGGCGACCCGCGCATCCAGGCCATGCCAGTCCCCACCCTGTACCCGACTGGTAGCGAAAAGCAGCTCATCAAGATACTGACCGGTAAGGAAGTCCCCAGCGGCGGCAGGCCCGCCAACATCGGGCTGGTGTGCCACAACCCAGCCACAGCCCGCGCCATCTACCGCGCCGTGGTGCGGGGCGAACCGCTGATCGACCGCTACCTGACCGTCACCGGCAACGGCGTTGCTAAACCCTGCAACCTGGATGTGCCGTTGGGTACGCCCATCCAGCACATCATCCAGCAAGCGGGCGGCTATACCAACGCCGCCAAACGGCTAGTCATGGGCGGGCCAATGATGGGTGTTTCCCTGCAAACCGACCTGATTCCAGCGGTCAAAGCCACCAACTGCATCCTGGTTGACAATGAAGCAGAGGTTGAGCCACCGCCTGCGCTGCCCTGCATCCGCTGCGGGCGTTGCGCGGAAGCCTGCCCTGCTAACCTGTTGCCGCAGCAGCTGTACTGGTATTCACGTTCACGCGAATTCGAGAAAGCGGAAGACCATCATCTGTTCGACTGCATCGAATGCGGCTGCTGCGCCTACGTTTGCCCCAGCCATATCCGGCTAGTGGATTACTACCGCTTCGCCAAATCCGAAATCCGTTCCTTGCGCGAATCCAAGGCCAGGGCGGATCTTGCCCGCCAACGCCACGAATTCCAGGCCGAACGGCAGGAACGCGCCAAACGCGAAAAGGCTGAAAAGCTGGCAAAGCACAAGCAACAGGCACAAGCTAATACCGACGATGGCAAGAAAGCCGCCATCCAGGCTGCACTGGAACGCGCCCAGGCCAAAAAAGCCCAGGCAGCCCAAGTCTCCGCCGGGGAATCAACGGAATGA
- the rsxB gene encoding electron transport complex subunit RsxB, translating to MFAAILVVAGMAAVFGLLLGYAAIRYKVEGDPVADKVDALLPQTQCGQCGFPGCRPYADAIAKGEAEINRCPPGGEATIKALAELLGVEAKPLDAEDENASLPMVAVIDEQTCIGCTLCIQACPVDAIVGAAKHMHTIIEKECTGCKLCLPPCPVDCIHMIPVKVEPASWKWPYPNASPNGQPANDDVTLAKVNP from the coding sequence ATGTTTGCAGCAATTCTCGTCGTCGCAGGCATGGCTGCCGTATTTGGCCTGTTGCTGGGCTACGCCGCTATCCGTTACAAGGTGGAAGGTGACCCGGTCGCCGACAAGGTAGACGCCCTGTTGCCCCAAACCCAATGCGGCCAATGCGGCTTCCCTGGTTGCCGCCCCTACGCCGACGCCATTGCCAAAGGCGAAGCCGAAATCAACCGCTGCCCGCCGGGCGGTGAAGCCACTATCAAGGCGCTGGCCGAATTGCTGGGCGTGGAAGCCAAACCACTGGATGCAGAAGACGAAAATGCCAGTCTACCCATGGTCGCCGTCATCGACGAACAAACCTGCATCGGCTGCACCCTGTGCATCCAGGCTTGCCCGGTCGACGCCATCGTTGGCGCAGCCAAACACATGCACACCATTATCGAAAAGGAATGCACCGGCTGCAAACTGTGCCTGCCACCCTGCCCGGTTGACTGCATCCACATGATCCCGGTCAAGGTGGAACCTGCTTCCTGGAAATGGCCTTACCCCAACGCCAGCCCTAACGGCCAACCCGCCAATGACGACGTCACGCTGGCAAAGGTGAACCCATGA
- a CDS encoding FIST signal transduction protein, with amino-acid sequence MKVSTLSYTVEHGFSSDLPEIKAPQLLILVFGHPSFLEKPQAFETLKATYPQAIVMGCSSAGEIIGSSIQDNSLVIALAQFDSASLRIEYSNIDDPLESRNIGRLLADKLSTDSLKGIFVLSEGLHVNGSELAQGFNDVVAKNTIVTGGLAGDGVRFQQTWVLRDGKPVSGTIAALGLYGEIQINHGSKGGWKPFGPAREVTRAEHNILYELAGTPALTLYKTYLGEMADSLPAAGLRFPLALSQPGDGKELVRTILAVDETTQSLTFAGDIPVGAYAQLMRANLEQLVEGAEDAAIMSATDTDQEVLCIAISCVGRRMVMGADAEEEVEAVLDNLPENTTQIGFYSYGEISPFSKGNCDLHNQTMTLTTLYE; translated from the coding sequence ATGAAAGTTAGCACGCTTTCTTACACAGTTGAGCATGGCTTCTCATCCGATTTGCCCGAAATTAAAGCACCACAATTGCTTATCTTGGTTTTTGGCCACCCCAGTTTTCTGGAAAAACCTCAGGCTTTTGAAACACTGAAGGCAACCTATCCACAAGCCATCGTGATGGGCTGTTCCAGTGCAGGTGAAATTATCGGTAGTTCTATTCAGGATAACAGCCTGGTCATTGCCTTGGCACAATTTGACTCCGCTTCCCTGCGGATCGAGTATTCCAACATTGACGACCCGCTGGAATCCCGCAATATTGGACGCCTGCTTGCCGACAAACTCAGCACCGATAGCCTGAAAGGGATTTTTGTCCTATCTGAAGGCTTACATGTCAACGGCAGTGAACTGGCGCAGGGTTTCAATGACGTAGTAGCAAAAAATACGATTGTAACCGGAGGCCTGGCGGGCGATGGTGTACGCTTCCAGCAGACTTGGGTACTGCGGGATGGCAAACCCGTCAGCGGCACGATCGCAGCTCTCGGGCTGTACGGCGAAATCCAGATCAACCATGGGTCTAAAGGCGGCTGGAAACCGTTTGGCCCCGCCCGCGAAGTGACCCGCGCCGAACACAATATCCTGTATGAACTGGCCGGAACACCGGCACTGACCCTGTACAAAACCTACCTGGGCGAAATGGCGGATAGCCTGCCTGCCGCTGGCCTGCGCTTCCCGTTGGCGCTCAGCCAGCCGGGGGATGGAAAAGAACTGGTACGCACCATCCTCGCGGTTGACGAAACCACCCAGTCACTCACCTTCGCAGGTGACATCCCGGTTGGTGCATACGCCCAGCTGATGCGCGCCAACCTCGAGCAACTGGTTGAAGGGGCCGAAGACGCTGCCATCATGAGCGCCACCGACACTGATCAGGAAGTGCTGTGCATTGCCATTAGTTGTGTGGGCCGCCGCATGGTCATGGGGGCAGACGCAGAAGAGGAAGTGGAGGCTGTGCTGGATAACCTGCCAGAAAACACCACCCAGATCGGTTTTTACTCTTACGGGGAAATTTCACCCTTTTCCAAAGGCAATTGTGACCTGCACAACCAGACCATGACGCTGACCACCCTGTATGAGTGA